The following proteins are co-located in the Bordetella bronchialis genome:
- a CDS encoding MFS transporter codes for MAISMASQHPPKRLLNRAIAASAIGNATEWFDYGIYAYGVSYISAAFFPGNTQEATLFALATFAISFLVRPFGGLFWGPLGDRLGRKAVLALTILMMSGATVCIGLIPSHQTIGLWAPTLLILLRMVQGFSTGGEYGGAATFMAEYAPDKRRGFCGSFLELGTLGGFSLGALLMLGFSVLLDDAAMHAWGWRIPFFLALPMGMIGMYLRSRMKETPVFREAEEVLNENQEQELKGSVKEVCTDYKGQVLALGGLVVALNVVNYTLLSFAPTYFANQLGLSTQESLIVPIIGMLFMMLFLPFIGWLSDRVGRKPMWWASLIGLFALAIPMFHLMATGLTGAIVGYAILGLLYTPQLATISATFPAMFPTHVRFAGFAIAYNVSTSLFGGTAPAINDWLIGKTGSNMVPAYYMMGACVVGAWALMHVVETAGHSLRGSHIPGTRASVQEVRKLDTQGVGGG; via the coding sequence ATGGCGATATCCATGGCCTCACAACATCCCCCCAAACGCTTATTGAATCGCGCGATCGCCGCGTCCGCCATCGGCAACGCCACGGAATGGTTCGATTACGGGATCTATGCCTATGGCGTGTCGTACATCTCGGCGGCCTTCTTCCCGGGCAACACACAAGAGGCCACGCTGTTCGCGCTGGCCACCTTCGCGATCTCCTTCCTGGTGCGCCCCTTCGGCGGCCTGTTCTGGGGCCCGCTGGGCGACCGGCTGGGCCGCAAGGCCGTGCTCGCACTGACCATCCTGATGATGTCCGGCGCCACGGTCTGCATCGGGCTGATTCCTTCCCATCAGACCATTGGTCTGTGGGCGCCGACTTTGCTGATCCTGCTGCGCATGGTCCAGGGTTTCTCCACCGGCGGCGAATACGGCGGCGCGGCCACCTTCATGGCGGAATACGCGCCGGACAAGCGGCGCGGCTTCTGCGGCAGCTTCCTGGAATTGGGCACGCTGGGCGGTTTCTCGCTGGGCGCCCTGCTGATGCTGGGCTTCTCCGTCCTGCTGGACGATGCCGCCATGCACGCATGGGGCTGGCGCATTCCCTTCTTCCTGGCCCTGCCCATGGGCATGATAGGCATGTACCTGCGCTCGCGCATGAAGGAAACGCCGGTGTTCCGCGAGGCCGAGGAAGTGCTGAACGAGAACCAGGAACAGGAACTGAAAGGCAGCGTGAAGGAAGTCTGCACCGACTACAAGGGCCAGGTGCTGGCCTTGGGCGGGCTGGTGGTCGCGCTGAACGTGGTCAACTACACGCTGCTCAGCTTCGCGCCTACATACTTCGCCAACCAGTTGGGCCTGAGCACGCAGGAATCGCTGATCGTCCCCATCATCGGCATGCTGTTCATGATGCTATTCCTGCCCTTCATCGGCTGGCTGTCCGACCGGGTGGGCCGCAAGCCCATGTGGTGGGCCTCGCTGATCGGCCTGTTCGCGCTGGCGATCCCCATGTTCCACCTGATGGCCACCGGGCTGACGGGTGCGATCGTCGGCTACGCGATACTGGGACTGCTGTACACGCCGCAGCTGGCGACCATATCGGCCACCTTCCCGGCCATGTTCCCCACGCACGTACGCTTCGCCGGCTTCGCCATCGCGTACAACGTATCGACCTCGCTGTTCGGCGGCACGGCGCCGGCCATCAACGATTGGCTGATCGGCAAGACGGGCAGCAACATGGTGCCGGCCTACTACATGATGGGCGCCTGCGTGGTCGGCGCCTGGGCCCTGATGCACGTGGTGGAAACCGCCGGCCATTCGCTGCGCGGCTCCCATATCCCCGGCACGCGCGCCTCGGTCCAGGAAGTGCGCAAGCTCGATACGCAGGGCGTGGGCGGCGGCTAG
- a CDS encoding DUF427 domain-containing protein, which yields MKPIKTPGPDHPIIIEHNPRRVVVSLGGRVVADTRDALTLREADYPPVHYIPRKDADMAMLQRTDHATYCPYKGDCSYFSISHGGARSANAVWTYENPHPAVASIAGHLAFYPDRVDAIDEQE from the coding sequence ATGAAGCCCATCAAGACGCCTGGACCCGATCATCCCATCATCATCGAGCACAACCCCAGGCGCGTCGTCGTATCGCTGGGCGGCCGCGTCGTGGCGGACACGCGCGACGCGCTGACGCTGCGCGAGGCCGACTATCCGCCCGTGCACTACATCCCACGCAAGGACGCCGACATGGCGATGCTGCAGCGGACGGACCACGCCACGTATTGCCCCTACAAGGGCGATTGCTCGTACTTCAGCATCTCGCACGGCGGTGCGCGATCGGCAAATGCGGTGTGGACCTACGAGAATCCGCATCCCGCGGTGGCCAGCATCGCCGGACACCTGGCCTTTTACCCCGATCGGGTCGATGCCATCGACGAGCAAGAGTAA
- a CDS encoding isocitrate lyase/PEP mutase family protein: MMPHTLKQKLADGHAILAPGIYDALSALIAEQAGFDALYLSGASIAYTRLGRSDVGLTTYTEVEQTLARITERVACPVIVDGDTGFGNALNVQRTVRGFERAGAAMIQLEDQGFPKRCGHLNGKSVVPAAEMRGKLRAALDARHSDRTLILARTDALAIEGLEAALDRAEQYLECGVDAIFVEALRTDEQMDAACRRFARRIPLLANMVEGGMTPVKSAAELAAKGFSIVIFPGGTARAVSHMLQRYYGSLREHGTTAPWREAMLDFDQLNALIGTPELLALGKKYE, translated from the coding sequence ATGATGCCGCATACGCTGAAACAGAAACTCGCCGACGGCCACGCCATCCTGGCGCCCGGCATCTACGACGCCCTATCGGCGCTGATCGCCGAGCAGGCCGGCTTCGACGCCCTGTACCTGTCGGGCGCGTCGATCGCCTACACGCGGCTGGGGCGCTCCGACGTGGGCCTGACCACCTATACCGAGGTCGAGCAGACCCTGGCCCGCATCACCGAACGCGTCGCCTGCCCGGTCATCGTCGATGGCGACACCGGCTTCGGCAATGCGCTGAACGTGCAGCGCACGGTGCGCGGCTTCGAGCGCGCGGGGGCCGCGATGATACAGCTGGAGGACCAGGGTTTCCCCAAGCGCTGCGGGCACCTGAACGGCAAAAGCGTCGTCCCGGCCGCCGAGATGCGCGGCAAGCTGCGCGCGGCGCTGGATGCGCGCCACAGCGACCGGACGCTGATCCTGGCGCGCACCGACGCGCTGGCCATCGAAGGACTGGAGGCCGCCCTGGATCGCGCCGAGCAATACCTGGAATGCGGCGTGGACGCGATCTTCGTCGAGGCCCTGCGCACGGATGAACAGATGGACGCCGCCTGCCGGCGTTTCGCCAGGCGCATTCCACTGCTGGCCAATATGGTCGAAGGCGGCATGACGCCGGTAAAGAGCGCGGCCGAACTGGCGGCCAAGGGCTTTTCCATCGTCATCTTCCCGGGCGGCACGGCACGCGCCGTGTCGCACATGCTGCAGCGCTATTACGGCAGCCTGCGCGAGCACGGCACCACCGCGCCCTGGCGCGAAGCCATGCTGGACTTCGACCAGTTGAATGCGCTGATCGGCACGCCCGAACTCCTTGCGCTAGGCAAGAAGTACGAATGA
- a CDS encoding 3-isopropylmalate dehydratase: MPSAASPTPRTRETHRVWRLGADIDTDQLAPGAYMKFSLDEIARHCLERVRPEFAASVQPGDVIVAGPNFGIGSSREQAASALVALGLRAVIAPSFSGLYFRNAFNVGLLLLTCRDAEAIQEGEAIAIDLDACRIVRADGSVLSCEPIPGFLRDMVQAGGLLNLLKRRLADGTLKHYPMRA, from the coding sequence ATGCCGTCCGCCGCTTCGCCCACGCCCAGGACGCGGGAGACCCACCGTGTCTGGCGGCTGGGCGCCGACATCGACACCGACCAGCTGGCCCCCGGTGCCTATATGAAGTTCTCCCTGGACGAGATCGCGCGGCATTGCCTCGAACGTGTGCGTCCGGAATTCGCCGCCTCGGTCCAGCCCGGCGACGTCATCGTGGCCGGACCGAATTTCGGCATCGGTTCTTCCCGCGAGCAGGCGGCATCGGCCCTGGTCGCGCTGGGCCTGCGCGCCGTCATCGCGCCCAGCTTCAGCGGCCTGTACTTTCGCAACGCCTTCAACGTCGGCCTGCTGCTGCTGACGTGCCGCGACGCCGAAGCCATCCAGGAAGGCGAGGCCATCGCCATCGATCTGGATGCCTGCCGCATCGTACGGGCCGACGGCAGCGTCCTGTCCTGCGAGCCGATTCCCGGTTTCCTGCGCGACATGGTGCAAGCGGGCGGGCTGCTCAACCTGTTGAAACGCCGCCTGGCCGACGGCACGCTCAAACACTATCCCATGAGGGCATGA
- a CDS encoding 3-isopropylmalate dehydratase large subunit, with protein sequence MPAQTLAQKLLAAASGRDAVAPGDIVTCRVDLAMFHDSSGPRRLKPMLEALGTGIWDRDKVVLVMDHYVPEADDESRKIVRIARDWAAEQALPHVYDSQGICHVVVPEHGHIRPGMLCVGGDSHSPTGGAFGAYMFGVGSTEMLGVVASGEIWIQVPRTLMMEWDGRLPPGVTAKDMMLHMIGRFGMNGGRYQAVEFRGEAVRALSMQERMTLSNMSAEIGSQVGLVAPDDKTAAYLRDAGVTQALDLERWQSDPGADAERYRFDASTLAPHIAAPHSPANSRPIGEYGATPMHVAYIGACTGAKLEDLRAAASVLRHRHVAPGVALMVAPASARDQRQAESEGVMATLVEAGATVLPNSCGACSGYGGSIPEGANVIATTARNFQGRMGARTAQVYLASPYTVAASAVAGHIADPREMLQ encoded by the coding sequence ATGCCCGCCCAAACCCTGGCCCAGAAGCTGCTTGCCGCCGCCAGCGGACGCGACGCCGTCGCGCCCGGCGATATCGTCACGTGCCGTGTCGACCTGGCCATGTTCCACGACTCCAGCGGGCCGCGTCGCCTCAAACCCATGCTGGAGGCCCTGGGCACCGGCATCTGGGACCGTGACAAGGTCGTGCTGGTCATGGACCACTACGTTCCGGAGGCCGACGACGAATCCCGCAAGATCGTGCGCATCGCCCGCGACTGGGCCGCCGAACAGGCGCTGCCCCACGTCTACGACTCGCAGGGCATCTGCCACGTGGTCGTACCGGAACACGGCCATATCCGACCCGGCATGCTGTGCGTCGGCGGCGACTCGCACTCGCCGACGGGCGGCGCCTTCGGCGCGTATATGTTTGGCGTCGGCAGCACCGAAATGCTGGGCGTGGTGGCCAGCGGCGAGATCTGGATCCAGGTGCCGCGCACGCTGATGATGGAGTGGGACGGCCGCCTGCCGCCCGGCGTCACCGCCAAGGACATGATGCTGCACATGATCGGCCGCTTCGGCATGAACGGCGGGCGCTACCAGGCCGTCGAGTTCCGCGGCGAGGCGGTGCGCGCCCTGTCCATGCAGGAACGCATGACGCTGTCGAACATGTCGGCGGAGATCGGTTCGCAGGTCGGCCTGGTGGCGCCGGATGACAAGACCGCCGCCTACCTGCGCGACGCCGGCGTCACGCAGGCGCTGGACCTCGAACGCTGGCAGTCCGATCCCGGTGCGGATGCCGAGCGCTACCGTTTCGATGCCTCCACGCTGGCCCCGCACATCGCCGCGCCGCACAGTCCGGCCAATTCGCGGCCCATCGGCGAGTACGGCGCCACGCCCATGCATGTCGCCTATATCGGAGCCTGTACGGGCGCCAAGCTGGAAGACCTGCGCGCCGCCGCCAGCGTGCTGCGGCATCGCCACGTCGCGCCCGGCGTCGCCCTGATGGTCGCGCCGGCCAGCGCGCGCGACCAGCGGCAGGCGGAAAGCGAAGGCGTCATGGCGACGCTGGTAGAGGCCGGCGCGACCGTGCTGCCCAATTCCTGCGGCGCCTGCTCCGGCTACGGCGGCTCCATTCCGGAAGGCGCCAACGTCATCGCCACCACCGCGCGCAACTTCCAGGGACGCATGGGCGCGCGCACGGCGCAGGTCTATCTGGCCTCGCCGTACACCGTGGCCGCGTCTGCCGTGGCCGGACACATCGCCGATCCCCGGGAGATGCTGCAATGA